From Ipomoea triloba cultivar NCNSP0323 chromosome 5, ASM357664v1, the proteins below share one genomic window:
- the LOC116019244 gene encoding uncharacterized protein LOC116019244, whose protein sequence is MYGVQRQVVPDGHLAMDLDPDLEEFVGAGGKSSFGIDQSQSSKITLKRKSAPSDHHETDQLPIGPPPSSSSIAPVPSTSLGKRPLGEVEVETKVPGSTLATNREMPRLAEEGPPHVRALVRGTADLPKMFNLLSELGPPPASVVSDTNEEVAAKMAQHLSYVANTSTELFMRCQLYAMKREEESQAFKATMRDLENQLESYRARVAQLEESLKQYPKSDQFRRDAIAHFASHPTEIPGLLSTLCPSEEAALPLFHMFRDDPVISKMLRRVAGWGYHKGKKGMQQNLYRTLEAALPDDWEEVRVVLPADLTPPGPEPFSKPSTSSIDPSATSSCN, encoded by the exons ATGTATGGGGTTCAACGTCAGGTTGTCCCAGATG GTCATCTAGCAATGGACCTTGACCCTGACCTTGAGGAATTTGTAGGTGCTGGGGGGAAGTCGTCATTCGGTATTGATCAGTCTCAATCATCGAAGATCACTCTGAAAAGGAAGTCCGCACCATCTGACCACCACGAGACCGACCAGTTACCCATTGGACCCCCTCCGTCTAGTTCTTCTATCGCTCCAGTTCCTTCTACGTCATTGGGCAAGCGTCCTCTAGGTGAGGTTGAGGTTGAAACTAAGGTTCCTGGTAGTACACTCGCAACCAATCGTGAGATGCCTCGACTTGCGGAAGAGGGACCCCCTCACGTACGTGCACTTGTTCGTGGGACGGCTGATCTACCAAAAATGTTCAACCTACTGTCCGAGCTAGGCCCCCCACCTGCGAGTGTCGTCAGTGATACCAATGAAGAGGTCGCCGCAAAGATGGCCCAACACTTATCCTAC GTTGCAAACACAAGCACCGAGCTATTCATGCGGTGTCAACTATATGCCATGAAGCGGGAAGAAGAGTCACAAGCATTTAAAGCCACGATGAGGGATTTGGAAAACCAACTTGAGTCTTATCGCGCGCGGGTGGCCCAGTTGGAGGAATCTTTAAAGCAATATCCGAAATCCGATCAGTTTCGCAGGGACGCCATTGCTCATTTCGCCTCTCATCCGACCGAAATACCTGGTCTGCTCTCTACTCTGTGCCCATCTGAGGAAGCTGCTCTACCTCTATTCCACATGTTTCGGGATGATCCAGTGATATCAAAGATGCTCCGTAGGGTGGCTGGCTGGGGATACCACAAGGGAAAAAAGGGGATGCAACAAAACTTGTATCGCACACTGGAGGCTGCCCTTCCGGACGACTGGGAAGAGGTCCGTGTTGTGCTACCCGCCGATCTGACACCTCCTGGTCCAGAACCATTCAGCAAGCCTTCAACAAGTTCGATTGATCCTTCTGCAACATCCTCATGCAATTAA
- the LOC116019245 gene encoding uncharacterized protein LOC116019245, whose protein sequence is MFNLLSELGPPPASVVSDTNEEVAAKMAQHLSYVANTSTELFMRCQLYAMKREEESQAFKATMRDLENQLESYRARVAQLEESLKQYPKSDQFRRDAIAHFASHPTEIPGLLSTLCPSEEAALPLFHMFRDDPVISKMLRRVAGWGYHKGKKGMQQNLYRTLEAALPDDWEEVRVVLPADLTPPGPEPFSKPSTSSIDPSATSSCNQDP, encoded by the exons ATGTTCAACCTACTGTCCGAGCTAGGCCCCCCACCTGCGAGTGTCGTCAGTGATACCAATGAAGAGGTCGCCGCAAAGATGGCCCAACACTTATCCTAC GTTGCAAACACAAGCACCGAGCTATTCATGCGGTGTCAACTATATGCCATGAAGCGGGAAGAAGAGTCACAAGCATTTAAAGCCACGATGAGGGATTTGGAAAACCAACTTGAGTCTTATCGCGCGCGGGTGGCCCAGTTGGAGGAATCTTTAAAGCAATATCCGAAATCCGATCAGTTTCGCAGGGACGCCATTGCTCATTTCGCCTCTCATCCGACCGAAATACCTGGTCTGCTCTCTACTCTGTGCCCATCTGAGGAAGCTGCTCTACCTCTATTCCACATGTTTCGGGATGATCCAGTGATATCAAAGATGCTCCGTAGGGTGGCTGGCTGGGGATACCACAAGGGAAAAAAGGGGATGCAACAAAACTTGTATCGCACACTGGAGGCTGCCCTTCCGGACGACTGGGAAGAGGTCCGTGTTGTGCTACCCGCCGATCTGACACCTCCTGGTCCAGAACCATTCAGCAAGCCTTCAACAAGTTCGATTGATCCTTCTGCAACATCCTCATGCAATCAAGATCCTTGA